Within Vicia villosa cultivar HV-30 ecotype Madison, WI linkage group LG1, Vvil1.0, whole genome shotgun sequence, the genomic segment CTAAATATTATAATTCAGAAAGAGTCTATAATAGAGGCATCAATAGTTGGCAAGAAAGAGGTGTctgaaacttttgaaaatttgTAGTGTTAATATAAGAGCTGAATGGAAGAGAATGATGCTCTATAATATCTActttttttattgcatttttttcaaTTCCTTTTGCAGAATTTATGCCTAAAGAACTTGATTAGAATTCGTTGATGCTGCTATATATGATTATAGATGAAACCATATAAAATGTGATGTGGCACgcagaaccaagaagaaaaagacaacagcaaaaataaattttaaatcccTGGTTAAGATTATTTCATCTTTTTAAACTATTATTAATTAAGATTGactgatttttatttctttattacttttaaattttgaaatttttgcttCTTTATCTTGATAAGATTCTGTACAGTAGCAGTTTTGATTTTTATCAATTAACATCTATTTCTTATCAATAACCTTTTAAAAAGGAAGACCTGGATTGACGGaaataaacaaaaattattttcacaATTTAGAAAAATCTGTGTTAGCCTTGGAGGTGTTCTGTCAAGGTCTGTTGGACAAGTCTGGTTCTCACATTAATTTATTTACATGAAATCAAGAAAATGAAATGCAGTAAACTACCATCCTTAATAAGTGTGGAATTAGGTATTTTTTCTTATAATTGAGTCCAGGGAGAGTATGTGTTAAGGCCTCGAGGCGGTCAGGActtcttgttttgttttattgACTACTGAATGATAATGTTATCAAATGTATGCCTTTCCTGATCACTTTAAACTGTTTAGGAGAAACTGGAAAGCTGGTAGATAGCTACATATCGGATAAGATATTGAAACTGAAAGAACAAATTGCAACACTAGAGAAGCGAGAAGAGAGGTGAGTATATAAGTTGCTACTTTTGGTATATTATGTGTTTATTGTTATGAAGATGATTTTTGAATAACAGAGATGCTGAAACATAAACAGATACAAGACTGTGTTTGCAGACAGAATTTCAGTTTTCCGGAGAGCATGCTGTGAGATTTTTGGTTACAAGGTTGGCGTTTTCAGATGTTTTTTACCGCAATCTTTTTATTACTATCTTTCAGTATAAGTTAGAAGTGTTTGCACCTAAtagtgttttatttcatttttggaagACCACACACTTTGCTTTGAAAATACTAACGCATCCTGGTAATAAAGTAATTTGGAATGGGTAAACCACTATGCTGGATTTATTTTTAATCACTCGCTCACTACCTTTTCAAATAATATTGAAGCATGCTTATGTTTGAAGGTGGTTTTTATAACACATAGGTCATTGTTGAGTTTGGAAATTCTACGGAtagaagttaaaaaaataaaattcacaccAAACTTTTATGTGTAATTCGATATGTATAACCAATGGATTTGAATATCGGGCTTGTCATTTTCTCTCTGAGAAACTGTCTCTTGAGCATTTTCTAATTAAGTTCTTTCCAAACTGGAATAGCTGACAACTGATTGTACAATTGTGTCTTTTTGTTCACACCTGGAATGCTTATTTGGTTGTCAATAACAATATTTGGCAGATTGTGATGGATGAACACCAGCGACCAAATGGAATCCCAGTGACACGATTTACGTTGCAATCAATTTATGCACAAAGTGATGATGAAAAACTTGAATTTGAATATGAATCGGGGAATACCAACATTTTGGTAAGATATTAAAGTTTGTAATGTATTatattaaagggttaaatatgttgaattttgtagggactaaaaacacCCGTTTTTATCAATGGTAAGGACTAAAAATGGTGTAAAAGTTACTAGGGACTAAAGATCAGGAACCTGGAAAAGAAAAATCAGCAATTACTATCTTTGCTTGTTTTTTGCTTTTCAAAATGACATGAAAagttgttgaatttttttttgctttcattttttttcataacaGGTGAATAATTACACATCTCAGCCTGATGTATCTCGTCAGGTAAGGATACcatgatatttataataaatatttaacatcTTAAACTATTATTTTTCTGATTCCCTGCacaaatattaatttttgtgCGCGTGAGAGAAGAGGCTTTAGCTGCAAAACCTTCCTCGTACACCTCAAAGAAAGAATTCTGATATTTCTTCTattattgaaaatatttgattAGATATTTAGATACATTTGTAGTGTGTACGAGAGTTTTACTAATGTTTTATGTGTATTAGGATCCAATTATATGCAATATTTGTTATCATCTCTAGAAATATAGATAGACTTTTATACACCAAAAACAGAATACGTGTTTGGAAAGAGAAATGTTACCGTGCATGTTATTGTTACATTGTCAGATATTCATGTTTTTTTTACTGAGTCATACTTGTTATTGTCATTTCAGGTTGATATATTCATTAGGAAAATGAATTCAATTCCTGCTTTTACTGCCAACATAACAGTGGAGTCTTTCAATAGAAGAACATTGTCTTAAATTCAACCAATTTGTCTAGGCAGTTTAAGGATTGATGTTTCTTGACGCAACTATCAGTTATACTGTACTGGACACACTCTTGCGTTCCAACATTGGTGCCTCATAAATGGGTTGGACTTGAAAACTATCTCATTTTTACTTTTGAACATAGTTCGACAATGTGGAATTTTGAGCATACTGAATTTTGTATAAATCGTTGTCACGTCTATAACATCTCGAGTAAAAGAAACATACATCTCTCGCTTGGTTGCTGATAATATTTGGTTTTTGAATTTAGGTGCTTGTTATCCTTTTTGAGCTCAAAATTACaaacatataaataaattttacacaAGTATTCAATCATATTGtacttttttattatattttatattactttTAAAATACGTTTACATAATATTGGAAAATTCAAAGGGAAAACATATTTGCACTATTGGTGTATAATGTTGGGATATAACTTGTTTCACATGGTAATTGGCTTAAAGAAGAATGGATGAAATTAAAGAGGGATGGAATAAATTAAGAGTAGATTGTTCATTCAAATGATTTTAATGAAACTAAAATTCAAAACTGTCAAGTTGTGACAATTTGTTCGCGTTTCAAAGCACAATCGAATTGCCCCAATAGTTGAATTACATTGTCATTATTCCTTTGATCTAATTTTCTCATCCCCATCAATCCTTGGTTATAATCTCCACAAGGTGTATCTCACTCTTGCAATATTTTCCTTACACGACTCATTTGCTTGATTTCTATATGCTAGTTCCTTACATGACTCATTTGCTAGATCAAATGTTGATTTTTTTATCAACTAACAACTTGATCTTCCACAACATGATGTCTTGCCTTAAGCAATGCTTCTTGCCATATTCAAtatgtttttattctttttctcaaCAATGACTTTGTGTTGAGGTGTGTAAAGAGCTATTATCCTTCCTTTTCACATAATTGTATAAATTCAATTGAGGTATATTTACCTCCTCCATCACTTCTCAACCTCTTGACGTCATATTCATTCTATTTTTCAGCTATTCATCTCCGGTATTATGTGAATACTTCACTTTTTTTTTCCACCTTTCGATGTTACATTCGTCCTATTTTCAACTAATAGTTTAAATATCTTGTAATATATATGAATACTTCACTTTCCATCAAGTAATCAACATATACCTGGTAAAAACATAAGATTAATAAATAACAATCATCTTCCATTAACTTTAATTCAAAGGGTTCAGATGCAGGAATAATCTCCAACTTTGACTTccctttttttaaaaacttaattaaaattacTAATTTATtctgaaaaaaatatgaaaaattataataatctaattctaatttttttaaaaatcaaattataacaTAGGAGTTCAAAAAGTTAAAAACACATAAATAGTGgacaaaaatacatttaaatttaaattttacttAATTAGGACACAAAGGACTACAGGCTTAAATATAGGAAGACATTTATTGATTGGTCACATTAAACTGAGACGATATCCCTATAAGTATTGCACACACAATAAAGGACCAAAATAATAATCTGAAACCAGTCTCAATATTTCACTTGAAAACATGCATTGTTTAGTTTGGCATCTAACAGCCACTACAGTGATTGGTTTGAGCATGTTACATACATCATTTAGGATATTTCTTAACCTATTTCTTAACCTATTCTATTCATCATTCTCGATTGTGCCGTCCTTGAGATGAAAATGCTTTTCTCTTTTCTGGAACTCTGTCAAACCTTTCCCACTTCCAGTCACACCAACCTTTCCTTGAGGATCATCAGGAGATTTAAATATACTCTCCCGCTTCCTTCCCGAGAAGAAACCAATCTGGAACAAACCAACCACATTCAATACattacaaaattaaatatttaaatgaaaacAATGTAACCATAACAAACTAATCGGTGGATTGTGAAGATTCTAGAATAAATATTAGAGAAAGAAAATTGAGAAAGGTACCTTCTTTGCTTTTCCTTTGGTTGTCTGGAATTGCTGCCAAGCATTTTGCCGCTTATTTTGTGTGACTTCAAGTTGTTCCATCCGCATCTTAGACTTAAAGGCATGTATTTTCTTCCGTTTCGTAATTTTCTGTAATCATTGAGTTAGCAAACATGTCATTGATGCCATCTTAGAAAACTGGCAGATAAATTTGGATTGAACAAAAACAATTTCAGAATGCCAATACCAATAAAAATGTTTGCAGAAAACAAATACTTCACTAAAAGTAGGCAACAGAACAAGAGATCAAACCAAGGAAAACTAGTTTGCAAAGACAGAAAATTAAAGcacttaatatataaaataaataagcttTTTCATTTTTAGTGAATATTTCAGCAACACTCACCACATCCTCAGGGTCATCGGGCTCTATACGAAGCTTTGCAGGTAGAGTTCGTGACTGAAAATCAACAGACCCAGCTTGCGCAATTTTTCTTTTGATAGCCTGCTTTGTAGCTTCGGCTACGCGCTCCGCTTCTACCAAAGCATCTACAGTACCTTCTTGAATTGGCCTTATATTAGCGGGATCTACCTACAATAAACAACAAACATATGAAATTTACCTTGAAATATTAGAAACTAGAAAAACTATTGAAGAATTTTTTGATAGGGTTAAATACGCTCTTAGTCCAGATAAAATAACCATTTTTCTATGTCTCTGCCTTTTATCAGGTGCCCTCTTTAGGGACTAAAAACACTCTTTTATAAACAGTAGATTAAAAatggttaaaaaaattataggaaCTAAACTCAAAGATTCCTAATTTAATACTAGGAACTACAACCATATTTAACCCTTTTCAACAACAAAAAGTAATGTTTTAGATTGTGATGACAAGTTAGTGGCTCATTTGTATTGCCTATATTCTGATGATGCAATTTATGAGTGGAGTGTTAAGAATGCATGATGCACCTGCATAGCACAGGGTACAGGCAATAGTTTTCTCAACTAAACAGAAAATTAGAAAACACTTCAATAAACATGATGGCATGCTGACTACTAGATTTAAAACCTGTTACTTGATTTCATACTTATTACCTACATAGTACATAAAGAAAATTTTGTCACGAGTTTGTGTCGTTTGCAAACCAGCTAAATCATGTACTCATGGCTCATGTCATGGAGTATAATATTGAAAAAAGGTAGATACATACAtcattaaaataacaattaagttGGAAATTCCAAAGATGGATTTCTTTCTTAATACTATCGTTGTTAAATTTAGATCGACTGAAATAGACAAAACTTTCATTAGAACTAAATCCTTCCCCTACTTCTCTAACATCAAAACAATGCAAGTTACCACTAAAATCATGCAATAGTAAATAATTTGGAGTTAAAGTATGCATATGACACATAATGTAATATGACTAGGATTGCAGAATAAATATGAATCAAGTAGTTTTGAAACTATACCTCTTCTTTATTACCCCAACTGTCATAGCTAACATAATAACCATTTGGCGTGTATGCCTCAACTGTGGCATCATACCTGGACATCCACAATACAACAAATTTAACATGAAGAAAACACAGGCAAATAAGATGGAAAATAAAAAACACTGCTATAAAACAACGGGAGATAAACGTAACATACCACTCCCCATCTTCACTATAAACTGCCTGAACTCTGGTGCCAATGGGAAATTTGTCTTGATGATCAAAGTGGCTATCAAGCTCCTAAACGATGGAATAATATAAAGAGTTACTAAAGATCAGTAATCAACTACTGCATTCAAATCATCAAAGATTATTTCAATTGTATCCTCCACAACTTGTACCAGATTGTAATTTCATCAATCATTAAAAGCAAAGAACTAAGCCATTAGGAACAGGCACCATTATGATAGAAGAAAAATACTAGACATTATATTAGATGGTGTAATGTAATCACTGCTAAGTGTATGAAGTACACGTGAAGAATACATAAATGTACAAATAGCCAAATAAATACATGAACCTGACAGTAACCAGTGCAATCGAATATATAAATCATGAAATGAAATACACAAATTGTCAATAAATATGTACCGCTTTATTCTCCTTGGATCTTGATAAACTTGGAGATTCAGCGGCAACGGAAATTTCATTTTGCTTGGCAGTTGCGAGGAGTTCTTCCGTCAAAGCAATCACCTGTGTTGCACAAATTTAGGCCACATTCGAATTCAGTAAAAGAAATACATTTCACATAAACGTTTACATGATAAACCAAATTAATGTCGAAATTCTAACTTAGAATCTCTGAACATCTCATTCATTATCAGGTGAGAGGAAGAAAGCATAGCAGACATCAGGAGACAGACCACACCTGCACAGAACCAAGATAGATAGAAGTGATGTGCATTTTGAAaagtttctctttttattttcttgttaCATATTCATctaatttttcaaacaaaatcccAGGGTTCGGCAGTTTCAATTATAAAAAGAACTtcttaaattaatcaattaaattaataaacataaaaataaaaaatttattctaTTCCATCTTATCCTATATCACTCCATTCCATCGTCGTGAAGCGCTTACCGATAAATCGATATCTACCTTGAAAGCGAGAGAGTTGTGAATTAAGAATAATAACAGTAAAATTGAAAGAGAGGATAATGAGTTGAATGAATAGAAAACAAGTAAAAGGGAAGAAAGCAAACCTCGCAGAGCTCCCTTTCCATGTCGACATACTCAGAATTGGAGGGTTCGTCATTCAAGAGTTctctaacctaattcatgattgattcatatataataataaaaaatcagatTTTGAGGAATGAATCGtagaattattataattattattaaaaagatAAACCCTAGAAAGAACCTGGTTGAGTTGATCTTTGTAAATGGTGAGGTTGGAGGCCAACTCTTGAATGTTAACTTCATCACCACCGTCTtgcatctctctctttctctcgatTAACACAGCAAAAAAACCAAACAGATTGAATTGAAAAAACAGCAAGAACAAAAAAGTACACACGCGATCGCTATTATACTTGGGTAGGCCTATCTCACTCTTATTTTCTAGGCCCTTATAAGAGATTTTGTTTCTCACCTCCCAAATTATCCAGGCCACTCCCCCAAAATGGTTGAAAAGACCAAAATATCTAACATAAATCATTTACTACATTTTCTGAAATCTGTATGGATAACTGAAAAAATTTTAAATCTTTGGGCGATACAGAAAATT encodes:
- the LOC131626003 gene encoding uncharacterized protein LOC131626003, with the protein product MQDGGDEVNIQELASNLTIYKDQLNQVRELLNDEPSNSEYVDMERELCEVIALTEELLATAKQNEISVAAESPSLSRSKENKAELDSHFDHQDKFPIGTRVQAVYSEDGEWYDATVEAYTPNGYYVSYDSWGNKEEVDPANIRPIQEGTVDALVEAERVAEATKQAIKRKIAQAGSVDFQSRTLPAKLRIEPDDPEDVKITKRKKIHAFKSKMRMEQLEVTQNKRQNAWQQFQTTKGKAKKIGFFSGRKRESIFKSPDDPQGKVGVTGSGKGLTEFQKREKHFHLKDGTIENDE